The following proteins are co-located in the Gordonia polyisoprenivorans genome:
- the cysC gene encoding adenylyl-sulfate kinase, translated as MPQTQTPQAEMPGATGELLRIATAGSVDDGKSTLIGRLLYDAKSIFADQLESIERTSAERGDEYANLALLTDGLRAEREQGITIDVAYRYFSTPRRKFIIADTPGHVQYTRNMVTGASTANLAIILIDARKGVLEQTRRHAFLSSLLGIPHLTVCVNKMDLVDWSRARFDEICSEFSDFAAKLNVGEITFIPISALRGDNVVDASAAMDWYQGRTLLSHLENVHIASDRNLIDARMPVQYVIRPQRSDGADHRAYAGTVAGGVFARGDEIVVLPSGFTTTITEIWGPGGTKVDEAFASMACSIELADEIDIVRGDMLARPNNRPYVSRDIDAMVCWFSEDSTLTERSRFALIAGTRTTRTEITGLTYRLDVNTLHRDEAATSLHLNEIARVTLRTQQPVMFDSYRRNRETGSFILIDESTNKTVGAGMITAPVSHDSHIVWQTTKVGREHRPYAGATVWLTGLSGSGKSSLAMELERRFVAEGRPAYLMDGDNLRHGLNSDLGFGDDDRRENIRRTAEVAALFADSGSIAIVSLISPFGDERTRAREIHAERGLPFFEIFVDTPLDECERRDPKGLYAKARRGEISQFTGIDSPYERPEHADLVVTPADGSPSEAADAVLRNLGL; from the coding sequence ATGCCCCAGACTCAGACGCCTCAGGCCGAGATGCCCGGCGCCACAGGAGAACTCCTACGCATCGCGACCGCGGGGTCGGTCGACGACGGGAAGTCGACGTTGATCGGTCGACTGCTCTACGACGCGAAATCGATCTTCGCCGATCAGCTCGAGTCGATCGAACGGACCAGTGCCGAGCGCGGTGACGAGTACGCGAATCTGGCACTGCTCACCGACGGTCTGCGCGCCGAACGTGAACAGGGCATCACCATCGACGTCGCCTACCGCTACTTCTCCACGCCGAGAAGAAAATTCATCATCGCCGACACGCCGGGGCATGTGCAGTACACCCGCAACATGGTCACCGGCGCGTCGACCGCGAACCTCGCGATCATCCTCATCGACGCACGCAAGGGTGTTCTCGAACAGACCCGGCGGCACGCCTTCCTGTCGTCGCTGCTCGGCATCCCGCACCTGACGGTCTGCGTCAACAAGATGGACCTCGTCGACTGGTCCCGAGCGCGTTTCGACGAGATATGTTCGGAATTCTCCGATTTCGCTGCCAAGCTCAACGTCGGTGAGATCACGTTCATCCCGATCTCGGCGCTGCGCGGCGACAACGTCGTCGACGCCTCGGCGGCGATGGACTGGTATCAGGGTCGAACACTGCTGAGTCATCTGGAGAATGTGCACATCGCCTCCGACCGCAACCTCATCGACGCGCGGATGCCGGTCCAGTACGTGATCCGGCCACAGCGCAGTGACGGCGCCGATCACCGCGCCTACGCCGGCACGGTGGCCGGCGGGGTCTTCGCCCGCGGCGATGAGATCGTGGTGCTGCCCAGTGGTTTCACCACCACCATCACCGAGATCTGGGGCCCCGGCGGGACCAAGGTCGACGAGGCGTTCGCCTCGATGGCGTGCTCGATCGAACTCGCCGACGAGATCGACATCGTCCGCGGTGACATGCTCGCCCGACCGAACAACCGGCCCTACGTGAGCCGTGACATCGACGCGATGGTGTGCTGGTTCTCGGAGGACTCGACGCTGACCGAGCGCAGCAGGTTCGCGCTGATCGCCGGTACGCGTACCACCCGCACCGAGATCACCGGCCTCACCTACCGTCTCGACGTCAACACCCTGCACCGCGACGAGGCGGCGACGTCGTTGCACCTCAACGAGATCGCGCGCGTGACGCTGCGCACGCAGCAGCCCGTCATGTTCGATTCGTATCGACGCAACCGGGAAACGGGGAGCTTCATCCTCATCGACGAGTCCACCAACAAGACGGTCGGTGCCGGCATGATCACCGCCCCGGTCAGCCACGACAGCCACATCGTCTGGCAGACCACCAAGGTCGGTCGAGAGCATCGGCCGTACGCCGGCGCGACGGTGTGGCTGACCGGGTTGTCGGGGTCCGGAAAGTCGTCACTGGCAATGGAACTCGAGAGAAGATTCGTCGCCGAGGGGCGGCCCGCCTACCTGATGGACGGCGACAACCTGCGGCACGGGCTGAACTCCGACCTCGGATTCGGCGACGACGACCGCCGCGAGAACATCCGGCGCACCGCCGAGGTCGCGGCACTGTTCGCCGACTCCGGATCCATCGCGATCGTCTCGCTCATCTCGCCGTTCGGTGACGAGCGCACCCGGGCGCGCGAGATCCATGCCGAACGCGGACTGCCGTTCTTCGAGATCTTCGTCGACACCCCCCTCGACGAATGCGAGCGCCGTGACCCGAAAGGCTTGTACGCCAAGGCCCGACGTGGTGAGATCAGCCAATTCACCGGCATCGACTCGCCCTACGAACGCCCCGAGCACGCCGACCTCGTCGTCACCCCCGCCGACGGTTCCCCGTCGGAGGCCGCCGACGCGGTCCTGCGTAATCTGGGCCTGTAG
- the cysD gene encoding sulfate adenylyltransferase subunit CysD translates to MSRERRVTASSASTPVRGHYELSHLDALEAESVHIFREVAATFERPVLLFSGGKDSVVMFHLARRAFWPAPIPFPLMHVDTGHNFDEVIDYRDRVVAATGVRLVVSSVQDDIDAGRVVEQTGPGASRNRLQTTALLRGITENGFDAVFGGARRDEEKARAKERVFSFRDEFGTWDPRAQRPELWHLYNGRHHKGEHIRVFPLSNWTELDIWQYIAEQHIELPSIYYAHDRQVIPRDGMLLADTRFLERLPDEQPHTERVRFRTVGDATCTGCVLSDADTVDKVIAEVAATRITERGATRADDRISEAGMEDRKKEGYF, encoded by the coding sequence ATGTCAAGGGAGCGCAGAGTGACAGCGTCATCCGCGAGCACACCCGTACGGGGCCACTACGAGCTGAGTCATCTCGACGCACTCGAGGCCGAGTCGGTCCACATCTTCCGCGAGGTCGCGGCGACCTTCGAGCGGCCGGTGTTGCTGTTCTCCGGTGGCAAGGACTCGGTGGTGATGTTCCACCTCGCCCGCCGAGCGTTCTGGCCGGCCCCGATCCCGTTCCCGCTGATGCACGTCGACACCGGGCACAACTTCGACGAGGTCATCGACTACCGCGATCGGGTGGTCGCCGCGACCGGCGTGCGGCTGGTGGTGAGTTCGGTGCAGGACGACATCGACGCCGGTCGCGTCGTCGAGCAGACCGGACCGGGTGCGAGCCGCAATCGGCTGCAGACCACCGCGTTGCTCCGTGGCATCACCGAGAACGGATTCGATGCGGTGTTCGGCGGGGCGCGCCGCGACGAGGAGAAGGCTCGGGCCAAGGAACGTGTCTTCAGTTTCCGGGACGAGTTCGGCACGTGGGACCCGCGCGCCCAGCGGCCCGAGCTGTGGCACCTCTACAACGGCCGCCACCACAAGGGCGAGCACATCCGGGTGTTCCCGTTGAGCAATTGGACCGAACTCGACATCTGGCAATACATCGCCGAACAGCACATCGAGCTGCCGTCGATCTACTACGCACACGACCGTCAGGTGATACCGCGCGACGGAATGCTGTTGGCGGACACGCGGTTCCTCGAACGTCTGCCGGACGAGCAGCCACACACCGAGCGTGTGCGATTCCGGACGGTGGGCGATGCCACCTGCACGGGCTGCGTCCTCAGCGACGCCGACACCGTCGACAAGGTCATCGCGGAGGTGGCGGCGACGCGGATCACCGAGCGAGGCGCCACCCGCGCCGACGACCGCATCTCCGAAGCGGGTATGGAAGACCGCAAGAAGGAAGGTTACTTCTGA
- a CDS encoding IclR family transcriptional regulator, protein MTRSPSPPTARVVEIVEVLGTADGPLSLADIVRRTGHSRATAHAILGELTARGWATRLPDGNYSTGGRLIGLATAISRTDHLTRRAGPLLDALAEQLGLHCFLARRVGDEITIVVGSAPPVRALGSAAWLTSGARMPLRPPVCREFLAWAPPAERASWIAMAPASLRTRLALVLDAVRERGVSIERMTDDHVTLMATLDSLEVPAGVRVRVDELLEQISTIDYLPDELTDDAVAAVTIGAPIFDAGGAVHASVVVCPRGRVDRTELDHLVDAARGCAAELSEGPAGHPTGDRT, encoded by the coding sequence GTGACACGGTCACCGTCCCCGCCAACTGCACGGGTTGTGGAGATCGTCGAGGTCCTCGGGACCGCCGATGGCCCGTTGTCCCTCGCCGACATTGTCCGCCGAACCGGGCACTCCCGCGCCACGGCACACGCGATCCTCGGCGAATTGACGGCTCGCGGATGGGCCACGCGCCTTCCCGACGGCAACTATTCGACGGGTGGCCGCCTCATCGGCCTCGCCACCGCGATCTCCCGGACCGACCATCTCACGCGCCGAGCCGGCCCTCTTCTCGACGCGCTCGCCGAACAGTTGGGCCTGCACTGCTTTCTGGCACGACGGGTCGGTGACGAGATCACCATCGTGGTCGGGTCGGCGCCACCTGTCCGGGCTCTCGGCTCGGCGGCGTGGCTGACCAGCGGCGCCCGCATGCCGCTGCGGCCTCCGGTGTGCCGTGAATTTCTCGCATGGGCGCCACCGGCCGAGCGCGCATCGTGGATCGCCATGGCCCCGGCCTCCCTGCGCACCCGTCTCGCACTCGTCCTCGACGCGGTCCGCGAGCGTGGCGTCTCCATCGAGCGGATGACCGACGACCACGTCACCCTGATGGCCACGCTGGACTCGTTGGAGGTACCCGCCGGCGTGCGGGTTCGCGTCGACGAACTCCTCGAACAGATCAGCACCATCGACTATCTGCCCGACGAGCTCACCGACGACGCGGTCGCCGCGGTCACCATCGGCGCACCGATCTTCGACGCCGGCGGCGCCGTTCACGCCTCGGTCGTGGTCTGCCCGCGCGGTCGGGTGGATCGCACCGAACTCGATCACCTCGTCGACGCGGCGCGTGGATGCGCTGCGGAACTCTCCGAGGGCCCTGCAGGCCACCCAACGGGAGATCGCACCTGA
- a CDS encoding TetR/AcrR family transcriptional regulator yields the protein MSGADRRAQILAIAAEEFAAFGLHGASTESIAQSAGITQAYIFRIFGTKKALFLELVRAAFTRVSQGMTAAAGETTGLAGLSEMGAQYYDLLADRTGLLLQLQGLAACGDPEVRETVRECFAALWDTVDHGTGLEPVTVKTFLAYGMLLNAGAALDVNDIDAPWADGVRTRIRPGLFAHITTETNR from the coding sequence ATGAGCGGCGCAGACCGCAGGGCTCAGATCCTGGCAATAGCAGCGGAGGAGTTTGCAGCATTCGGCCTCCACGGAGCGTCGACGGAGTCGATCGCCCAATCCGCGGGGATCACACAGGCCTACATATTTCGGATCTTCGGCACCAAGAAGGCGTTGTTCCTCGAGCTGGTGCGGGCAGCATTCACCCGGGTCAGCCAGGGAATGACTGCAGCCGCCGGCGAGACCACCGGACTCGCCGGCCTCTCAGAGATGGGCGCGCAGTACTACGACCTGCTCGCCGACAGAACCGGATTACTGCTGCAGTTGCAGGGATTGGCGGCATGCGGAGACCCCGAGGTGCGCGAAACCGTCCGGGAGTGCTTCGCAGCGCTGTGGGACACAGTCGACCATGGCACCGGACTCGAACCGGTGACAGTGAAGACATTTCTCGCATACGGCATGCTCCTCAACGCGGGCGCGGCTCTCGACGTCAACGACATCGACGCGCCTTGGGCCGACGGCGTCCGCACACGCATTCGGCCAGGTCTCTTCGCGCACATCACGACCGAGACCAACCGATGA
- a CDS encoding MFS transporter, whose amino-acid sequence MGAPLITAVATGLHVSLDAAQWTLTVTLFTGAIASPVLGRLGSGPARRATILATLSLVAVGGILTVIAAPLWVLLVGRGLQGLAVGVVALLMSVAREHLSPQHSSSTIAALSVASTVGIGVGYPLVSFVDQATGLRAAYGIGLALSVVALIVAWRSLPAEKPGPRPTIDIGGAAMLAVGMFGVLLIIADPALWQAPRAAVATVVGALVAIAAFVAIELRSRSPLVNLRLMGRARLLRANLAMLIAAVGLYLLFSLMTRYVQTPAAANYGFALPGIAAGASLIPFSLLGFVAARTTPLLRGRLTEGWVYALSAMPAIAAAAVFVVAHNSLAAVLVAIALLGYAVGGISAAMPGLLLVGVPQDETSSVLSINQIVRAMGFSAGSAVAGFLLASATPPDSLLPAVGGYQTAALWAIVPLGLSVLLVALARPGHYQPSTC is encoded by the coding sequence GTGGGAGCACCGTTGATCACTGCGGTCGCGACCGGCCTGCATGTGTCACTCGACGCCGCGCAATGGACGCTCACGGTGACGTTGTTCACCGGCGCGATCGCGAGTCCGGTACTCGGCCGACTCGGGAGCGGACCGGCTCGGCGCGCCACAATCCTGGCTACCCTGTCCCTGGTTGCCGTGGGCGGCATCCTGACGGTCATCGCCGCACCCTTGTGGGTTCTGCTCGTCGGTCGCGGTCTCCAGGGGCTCGCCGTCGGAGTCGTCGCACTGCTGATGAGTGTTGCGCGCGAACATCTTTCACCACAGCACTCGTCTTCGACCATCGCCGCCCTCTCAGTCGCGTCAACCGTAGGGATCGGGGTCGGTTATCCGCTGGTCAGCTTTGTCGACCAGGCCACGGGTTTACGCGCCGCATACGGCATCGGGCTCGCTTTGTCTGTTGTCGCGTTGATCGTCGCGTGGCGATCACTGCCCGCCGAGAAGCCTGGTCCGCGTCCGACGATCGATATCGGAGGGGCGGCGATGCTCGCGGTCGGAATGTTCGGCGTATTGCTGATCATCGCCGACCCCGCCTTATGGCAGGCACCGAGGGCAGCTGTGGCCACCGTTGTCGGTGCACTGGTCGCAATCGCCGCATTCGTTGCCATCGAACTCCGAAGCCGTTCCCCTCTGGTGAACCTACGGCTGATGGGCCGCGCTCGGCTATTGCGGGCGAACCTCGCGATGCTGATCGCTGCGGTAGGTCTCTACTTGCTCTTCAGCCTGATGACCAGATACGTCCAGACGCCCGCGGCCGCCAACTACGGATTCGCACTTCCGGGTATAGCGGCAGGAGCGTCGCTCATTCCGTTTTCGCTGCTCGGATTCGTGGCAGCGAGAACGACTCCGCTTCTACGTGGTCGCCTGACCGAAGGGTGGGTGTACGCACTGTCGGCAATGCCTGCCATTGCTGCCGCAGCGGTGTTCGTCGTCGCTCACAACTCTCTGGCCGCTGTGCTGGTCGCAATCGCGCTGCTCGGCTATGCGGTCGGCGGCATCTCCGCCGCCATGCCCGGGCTTCTGCTGGTCGGCGTGCCACAGGACGAGACCTCGAGCGTGCTCTCCATCAATCAGATCGTCCGAGCGATGGGTTTCAGCGCGGGCAGCGCCGTCGCAGGCTTCCTCCTCGCCTCCGCGACGCCGCCCGATTCTCTTCTGCCGGCCGTCGGTGGCTACCAAACCGCAGCCCTGTGGGCGATCGTCCCTCTTGGACTGAGCGTTCTCCTCGTCGCTCTCGCCCGACCGGGCCACTACCAACCAAGCACTTGCTAG
- a CDS encoding enoyl-CoA hydratase, with protein sequence MSDAVIPSPLGPDDLGPDTSPVAYEVGGPAGAVAYVTLNRPEYRNAQNSVMTYSLDAAFRKAVDDASVKVIVLRANGKHFSAGHDIGTPERDFDTYYENAAVLHWDHTDKSGADQRLAREMEVYMGMCRRWRDIPKPMIAAVHGACIAGGLMLAWVCDFIVASDDAFFSDPVARMGIPGVEYFAHAYVLGPRRAKEILFTGERFTASQAAEWGMVNHVVERDGLAGKVNGIAEKIVEMPMQGLFLSKKAVNICEDQMGMRNAMDSVFGWHHFAHSANAESSGGDSLGGMDAKSMKSAAAGAGS encoded by the coding sequence ATGAGCGACGCCGTCATCCCGTCACCCCTGGGTCCCGACGATCTCGGACCCGACACCTCCCCGGTCGCCTACGAGGTCGGCGGTCCGGCAGGCGCGGTCGCCTACGTGACCCTCAACCGACCCGAGTACCGCAACGCGCAGAACTCGGTGATGACGTATTCGCTCGACGCCGCGTTCCGGAAGGCCGTCGACGACGCGTCGGTGAAGGTCATCGTGTTGCGGGCCAACGGTAAGCACTTCTCGGCCGGGCACGACATCGGTACTCCGGAGCGTGATTTCGACACCTACTACGAGAATGCTGCTGTCCTGCACTGGGATCACACCGACAAGTCGGGTGCCGATCAGCGACTGGCCCGTGAGATGGAGGTCTACATGGGGATGTGTCGCCGGTGGCGCGACATCCCCAAGCCGATGATCGCCGCGGTGCACGGGGCATGTATCGCCGGCGGACTCATGCTGGCGTGGGTCTGCGACTTCATCGTCGCCTCCGACGACGCCTTCTTCTCCGATCCGGTCGCCCGCATGGGCATCCCCGGCGTCGAGTACTTCGCCCATGCCTACGTCCTCGGGCCCCGCCGGGCCAAGGAGATCCTGTTCACCGGCGAGCGGTTCACCGCGTCCCAGGCCGCCGAGTGGGGCATGGTCAATCATGTCGTCGAGCGAGATGGCCTCGCGGGCAAGGTGAACGGCATCGCCGAGAAGATCGTCGAGATGCCGATGCAGGGGCTGTTCCTGTCGAAGAAGGCGGTCAACATCTGCGAGGACCAGATGGGTATGCGCAACGCGATGGACTCGGTCTTCGGTTGGCACCACTTCGCGCACTCGGCCAATGCCGAATCCTCCGGCGGGGATTCGCTGGGCGGCATGGACGCGAAGTCGATGAAGAGCGCCGCCGCCGGGGCGGGGTCCTGA
- a CDS encoding acyl-CoA dehydrogenase family protein codes for MDYLLDDAAQAFRAEIRSWLAEHVPAEPLPSMDTAEGFEAHREWERTMAADRMSVVSWPEEYGGRDEPLLHWLIFEEEYYRSGAPGRVSQNGIFLLAPTLFEHASTEQLSRIMPRMARADDIWGQAWSEPEAGSDLASLRSSATRTDGGWLLNGQKTWSSRSSFADRAFGLFRTDKSAQRHKGLTYFMFDLRGDGVTVRPIAQLDGEPGFAELFLEDVFVPDDPADPAGSGVIGEVDNGWRVAMSTAANERGLSLRSPGRFLATTDRLVELWKACGDRVPPAAATDKGVADAWIGSRAYELSTYQTVSRLAAGGQLGLESSINKVFWSQWDIAAHETALDLQGVDAELDDAWLDGYLFSLSGPIYAGTNEIQRNVIAERLLGLPRGDR; via the coding sequence GTGGACTATCTGTTGGACGATGCGGCACAAGCATTTCGGGCGGAGATCCGCAGCTGGCTCGCCGAGCATGTTCCCGCGGAGCCGTTGCCGTCGATGGACACCGCCGAGGGCTTCGAGGCGCATCGCGAGTGGGAACGAACGATGGCGGCCGACCGGATGTCGGTGGTCAGCTGGCCCGAAGAGTACGGCGGTCGTGACGAGCCGCTGCTGCACTGGCTGATCTTCGAAGAGGAGTACTACCGCTCCGGCGCACCCGGCAGGGTCAGCCAGAACGGCATCTTCCTGTTGGCGCCCACGCTGTTCGAGCACGCGAGCACCGAACAGCTGTCCCGGATCATGCCGCGGATGGCACGCGCCGACGACATCTGGGGTCAGGCGTGGAGCGAACCGGAAGCCGGCAGCGACCTGGCGTCGCTGCGCTCGAGTGCCACCCGCACCGACGGCGGATGGCTGCTGAATGGCCAGAAGACGTGGAGTTCGCGGTCGTCCTTCGCCGATCGCGCATTCGGTCTGTTCCGCACCGACAAGTCCGCGCAACGCCATAAGGGCTTGACCTACTTCATGTTCGACCTGCGTGGCGACGGGGTGACGGTGCGTCCGATCGCCCAGCTCGACGGCGAACCCGGTTTTGCGGAACTGTTCCTCGAAGACGTTTTCGTCCCAGACGACCCGGCCGATCCCGCCGGGTCGGGGGTGATCGGAGAGGTCGACAACGGGTGGCGGGTGGCGATGAGCACCGCCGCCAACGAGCGCGGACTGTCGCTGCGCTCCCCCGGCCGGTTCCTCGCCACCACCGACCGGCTCGTCGAACTGTGGAAGGCATGCGGCGACCGTGTTCCGCCCGCCGCGGCGACCGACAAGGGCGTCGCGGACGCGTGGATCGGTTCCCGCGCATACGAGTTGTCGACGTATCAGACCGTGAGCCGGCTCGCCGCCGGCGGTCAGCTCGGCCTGGAGTCGTCGATCAACAAGGTGTTCTGGAGTCAGTGGGACATCGCAGCCCACGAGACCGCCCTGGACCTGCAGGGCGTCGACGCCGAACTCGACGACGCGTGGCTCGACGGCTACCTGTTCTCGCTGTCGGGACCGATCTATGCCGGCACCAACGAGATTCAACGCAATGTGATCGCCGAGCGACTCCTCGGCCTACCGCGGGGGGATCGCTGA
- a CDS encoding acyl-CoA dehydrogenase has translation MDFLLAEYHNDLASSVDALMTKADSPAVARAWAAGDRAPAAKVFGQLAEIGVFGLLIDDEHGGAGAGAVEMVVVAEVLGRHGVPGPLAETLAFAPTLLAGTDAADDLGAIAGGLLVSVAAAPWAPRAADADAASQVYLLADGTLSTAQITATHRTVDPARTVSEVSAVDPVATEVNGTAAADLGALATAAQLLGLGDRMLSIASEYAVARKQFGRAIGSFQAVKHHLADVAIALEMARPLIHGAAVGVDGGAPEGTDVGRDISAAKVAAADAAYLASRQALQVLGAIGYTAEHDLSLYLTKTRALIGAWGTPAAHRARILETL, from the coding sequence ATGGATTTCCTGCTCGCCGAATACCACAACGACCTCGCCTCCAGCGTGGATGCGCTGATGACCAAGGCCGACAGTCCCGCCGTCGCCCGCGCATGGGCCGCCGGCGACCGGGCGCCGGCCGCCAAGGTCTTCGGCCAACTCGCCGAGATCGGTGTCTTCGGGCTCCTCATCGACGACGAACACGGCGGCGCCGGCGCGGGAGCGGTCGAGATGGTGGTCGTCGCCGAGGTTCTGGGCCGGCACGGCGTTCCCGGCCCCCTGGCCGAAACATTGGCCTTCGCACCGACTCTGCTCGCCGGCACCGATGCCGCCGACGACCTCGGCGCCATTGCCGGGGGCCTGCTGGTGTCGGTGGCTGCGGCGCCGTGGGCGCCTCGCGCCGCCGATGCCGACGCCGCGTCACAGGTGTACCTCCTCGCCGACGGCACCTTGTCCACGGCGCAGATCACCGCCACCCACCGCACGGTGGACCCGGCCCGCACCGTCTCCGAGGTGAGCGCGGTCGATCCGGTCGCCACCGAGGTGAACGGTACCGCCGCAGCCGATCTCGGCGCGCTGGCCACCGCCGCCCAGTTACTCGGCCTGGGTGATCGGATGCTGTCGATCGCGTCGGAGTACGCGGTGGCACGCAAACAGTTCGGTCGCGCCATCGGCTCCTTCCAGGCCGTCAAGCACCATCTGGCCGATGTTGCCATCGCGTTGGAGATGGCACGGCCGCTGATTCACGGCGCGGCCGTCGGCGTCGACGGCGGCGCCCCGGAGGGCACCGATGTGGGCCGCGACATCTCCGCGGCGAAAGTGGCCGCCGCCGATGCGGCGTACCTGGCGTCGCGTCAGGCTCTGCAGGTACTCGGGGCGATCGGGTACACCGCCGAGCACGATCTCTCCCTGTATCTGACCAAGACCCGCGCCCTGATCGGCGCGTGGGGTACCCCCGCCGCGCATCGGGCGCGAATCCTGGAGACGCTGTGA
- a CDS encoding acyl-CoA dehydrogenase family protein — MTTEPTVRESISTEEQEALRESIAALLTQRGGSAALRTSMTTTPRIDRGLWQTLSTEIGVTALPIPEEFGGAGASFLETAVVLEELGGALSVVPVFSAALASAALLAAGDDAASERLLPAIAAGTSIVALCWAAPSGWSSSGVHAEAGLLSGTAHYVLDAESADHLLVIAGTDAGLTVHDVDARAEGVTITPQPLLDPTRPLASVTFDDVPAETITAGAGTVDAIRTAAWALMSAEQVGGAARALDLTVGYSKERNQFGRAIGSFQALKHRMADMYAHVATSRAISHAAVEALAAGSVDAAELAAAARVHCSEAYTSVAGDAIQIHGGIGITWEHDIQLYFKRAQSSSQLFGQPHEVVANMVKRLRLNV; from the coding sequence GTGACCACCGAACCCACTGTGCGCGAATCCATCTCCACCGAGGAACAAGAGGCTCTGCGGGAGTCGATTGCCGCGTTGCTCACGCAGCGGGGTGGTTCTGCCGCGCTGCGTACGTCGATGACAACAACACCACGCATCGACCGGGGGTTATGGCAGACGCTGTCGACGGAGATCGGTGTCACGGCACTGCCGATTCCCGAGGAGTTCGGTGGCGCCGGAGCGAGCTTCCTCGAGACCGCAGTGGTGCTCGAGGAACTCGGCGGCGCGCTGTCGGTGGTGCCGGTGTTCTCGGCGGCGCTCGCGAGCGCCGCGCTGCTGGCCGCCGGTGATGATGCGGCCTCGGAGCGGTTGCTGCCCGCGATCGCCGCGGGGACGTCGATCGTCGCGCTGTGTTGGGCGGCACCGTCGGGGTGGTCGTCGTCCGGTGTCCACGCGGAGGCCGGACTGCTCTCGGGCACAGCCCATTACGTCCTCGATGCGGAGTCCGCCGATCATCTGCTCGTCATTGCCGGCACCGACGCCGGACTTACCGTCCACGACGTGGATGCCCGTGCCGAAGGCGTGACGATCACTCCGCAACCACTGCTCGACCCGACACGTCCGCTCGCATCGGTCACTTTCGACGATGTGCCGGCCGAGACGATCACCGCCGGCGCCGGAACAGTGGACGCGATCCGGACCGCGGCCTGGGCTCTGATGTCGGCGGAGCAGGTCGGTGGCGCCGCCCGTGCCCTCGATCTGACAGTCGGATACAGCAAGGAGCGCAACCAGTTCGGCCGTGCCATCGGATCGTTCCAGGCACTCAAACACCGGATGGCCGACATGTATGCACACGTGGCGACGTCTCGCGCGATCTCCCACGCCGCGGTCGAGGCACTCGCCGCCGGTTCGGTCGACGCCGCAGAGCTCGCGGCGGCCGCCCGCGTCCACTGCTCGGAGGCCTACACGAGCGTCGCCGGCGACGCCATCCAGATCCACGGCGGCATCGGCATCACCTGGGAACACGACATCCAGCTGTACTTCAAACGCGCGCAATCGAGTTCCCAGCTGTTCGGCCAACCGCACGAGGTGGTCGCCAACATGGTGAAACGGTTGCGCCTGAACGTCTAG
- a CDS encoding TMEM175 family protein, which translates to MSEKYDRRTDEGFRRLIAFTDAVVAIALTLLVLPLVDIIHDVAQDPTVGQVFDEHSDEITSFLISFVVIWALWRNHHGTFEYFKNYDRVIFNLHLPWLLTIVVLPFVTALISGNTIKGASVFYMAVLWLSIASVMVMSMWGRRHRELLHTGDDVDAWLARLPDFGTLILLTVAIVITLVVPGSGLYSLLLLFAVGPVNAVIERWVGRGKPA; encoded by the coding sequence ATGTCCGAGAAGTACGACCGCCGTACCGACGAGGGGTTCCGTCGACTGATCGCCTTCACCGATGCCGTCGTCGCGATCGCGTTGACGTTGCTCGTCCTGCCGCTCGTCGACATCATCCACGACGTCGCCCAGGATCCGACGGTGGGGCAGGTATTCGACGAGCATTCCGACGAGATCACCAGCTTCCTGATCAGCTTCGTCGTGATCTGGGCGTTGTGGCGCAACCACCACGGCACCTTCGAGTACTTCAAGAACTACGACCGGGTGATCTTCAACCTCCATCTGCCGTGGCTGCTGACCATCGTGGTGCTGCCCTTCGTCACCGCGCTGATCAGTGGGAACACCATCAAAGGGGCCAGCGTCTTCTACATGGCGGTGTTGTGGCTCTCGATCGCGTCGGTGATGGTGATGTCGATGTGGGGCCGCCGGCACCGCGAACTGCTCCACACCGGCGACGACGTCGACGCCTGGCTGGCCCGGCTACCCGACTTCGGCACGCTGATCCTGCTGACCGTCGCGATCGTGATCACGCTGGTGGTGCCGGGCTCGGGGCTCTACTCATTGCTCCTGCTGTTCGCCGTCGGTCCCGTCAACGCCGTGATCGAACGGTGGGTCGGTCGGGGAAAACCGGCCTGA